From the Diachasmimorpha longicaudata isolate KC_UGA_2023 chromosome 15, iyDiaLong2, whole genome shotgun sequence genome, the window ATCCACGCCAGTAtaacacacggagagaaaaattcttaagAAATTACGTGCCCGtttcgtaatctgccagttaaaacaatattcggtaaatatTACAAAACAGTTATGCACTTTTTTAATCAACTTTCAGGCAACAGTTCATTATGTTCAAAGACaagtatggaacgttcagtaaaGAAATGGgttactgttccgtaatttttattgaatattgttttgactggaagattacggaacaggcatataatttttaaagaatttgtctctctgtgcacACCATGTTTTAGTGAATATAAAGGATTTGCCTGATTACAAAAGCAGTAAAGAATCAATGTGACAAGTTAATAGTCCTATTCCATTTTCAAACACCGCAATTGATTTTCTTATATAAACTGAACTTCTGGGGATTAGGTATCGATACCAATGTTTCCATCTCGTAATTCGAAACGTGATAGCCGATATCCAGGCGTGACGAGGAAGTAGGTGTAGGCACTTTGAGTATATTCTTCACGACAATAACACGACTTTATATTTCCACGTCGGAAGTGGCTCCGATAGGATATCGTGTTTACTGAGAGAAGTAGCGAAAAAGGTACACCAAGTTGTGGTGAAACCCCTCTAAAAGTGGGGTGCGGGTACTATAACAAGTCCTGAGTTTCGTGTGCTAGTAAGTATCACAGAGCGCCGAGTTACGTGTACTAGCTGATTGGTGTTTTCCAGGATCTTGATTGTTGCCATTTCTCTCGGAGAAAATACGAGCGTTGATTTGCACATTATCGCACGGATGTCTCCGTCAGTCCTTGGTTTATCTTTAATTATTCGTTCTTGAGGCAGCTCGGAACTCTTCAAGGCTCATTAATGTCACTTATAAACTAGtttgtttccattttttattaaaaaaaaaaaaaacaatagggATGTACATCAGATATTTGTGTAAGAAATccctaattattatttattatctttaGTTGACTGTGGCATAATCTGAAGTACAGCATGATACAATtatttgaagaataaaaaagatcAACATACAAATATTCGACGAAGGATACGGAACAAAAATCAAATCTCCCAAGATATCAAACAGATTATTAAACGAATATGTACTTGTACTACCAACTAAacctctccttctctttcccTTTCCCGGAAGCTTTCATCAAATGCTGTAGGAAAATAGCCAAGGAGAGCAATAAAGTTATACAATAAAGATTTGTAATCTGAAGTTCCTGCACCCAAAAGTCTTAGGTACGTTACGCGATAACTTCAGGACTTAGTTAagtgaatcaataaatttctgaATCTATCAGCGAAAATcttgataatgataattattccgTGAAGAAAGGGTACAGTTGAAACAATTTGAACACTCAGTGGAACATATTGTGAGATTTAAACGCCGAGAAATAACGAAATGAGTGAAATAGTATACATATAAATGGTGAAATAGTACATTATGCACCAAGGGCTGTAAATCATATTGTCTCGCTCAAGGTGCGtatgttaatttttaatacgGCTTCAAAGGAAAGTTTTTATTTAGCTGTCTGGAGAGCAGGCGGAAAGTATCCATTTCCTCCTGTTCATAAGAGATCAAAGTACAAGCTTTCCGGGCATGGCTGTTGAAAAACAATCTTACCCAGAGCACTAATGAAGGTGtggtaggaaaaaaaattaaccagaATGTAAGTGGtcaaacatttgaaaattagGGATAAATCGCGACTCCCTAAATTGAGTGAGCAATGAGACAGCTTATCTTCTATGAGCTGTTCGTATACATGTGTATACTTGAGAATTCAGAGAGTGGAGTGTGTAATAAGACGGAATACGTAATTCATTCTAAGGAAGAATCGAAATATTTAGTCCCCTTAGTTGAGACAGATAGCTAATGTGATTCGTAAACTATCGAAAAACAATATTACCGCCTGAAATAGAATCTCTAGTTTGAGTTGCTCTACTCTGGTAGGTCCTCAAGTTGGAGTTTATCAAAAATACAATCTTTATGCGGAATCGTCAACTATAAATGTATGGAAATTTTACGCATCAAGTGGTATAGCaagaataaacaaaaacataGTACTATTTATAGATTGCATATGCATAGTAATATATGTGCTGGCAAGAGAGGCATCCCGAGCGTATCCGAGACCAGCACCTGGTTGGGATTTGCATGGGACAATATCTCGTCTGATTTATCCCCTCAGGCTACCGCGCTCTCGGGATAGGAAGAAAAGATAGACGAGATAGAACGTAGCTGAAGGATTTATTCACAGGACGTTGTTTTGCAGTTCTCGGGGTTGGCGAAAAATCCAAGGAAAGGAGAACAGCAAGAAACCTGAAGAGGAGAAGGAGAAGGTGAGCAGCAGCTAAAGTAGACGTGGAAACGTGAAAGATAGATATACATATTGTGACGACATTATTTAGAGGTAATTGACACAGAATGCCATAAAAAACTGGATTATTCTATATTGGAAATATTAGAAACTGATAGACTGACTTAGttattataaacaaatggattttagTTATAGGTTAGTGTCTATTGTCCCCAAACATTCACTAAGTAATATATCATGAATTGCGTTGGAAACAAATGAAAGGCTCTATCAGTGTTCGGTATTGTTTTTCCATTTGTGTGCACAACATTTCATAAAATCatgtcgattatttttcccatccaaatcttggccaataggattgcaccattcgacgttattttgtatagtcaacacggtatttcagcggatattcttggaaatttcactggaaattttgcatgttgatatatataaaaaaaaacaaatgttgaagtaaccctcaattgtatctgacagattaatggcaattcgttgaaaattatgtctcatggtgcaattctatcggccaagatttggatgcaaaaaataatcccccgaataccactcgaacttcgaaattatctgatatttccctcaagattccctacaaacaaataagctcgtcaagttttccagaaaaatcactcgcgcttcgcgctcgtgatttttaaactggaaaacttgacacgttcatttgtttgcaacgaacctatcgggaaatatccgataatttcggagctcttgtggtattatatgcgataattccATGCAATTATCAGTTGCATTATGTGTCGtcaactgaaaattttattaaagtaTATAAATGGAGAGATTTTGATGAGCTTCGAATAAACTATCGTAAAAAATCACTCACCGTTTAGCACGTGGACCAGAACACTGGCAGATTCAGCTGTCGAAGGAGCACAAGTATAATTCCCAGAATCAGCTGGGAGCGCTCGTGAAATCAACAGACGGGAAGTCCTGGTTTGCTTCTCTGTTACAACACTTATACCACCACGTTGACTGTAGTTAATAACGTGGTCACCTCTGTACCTttaagaatattattttttattctgaatttCCCAAGTTAAATTTTTCTACATGATACAAAATATATAGGTATAGACTGAGGAAAATCGTTGTCCCCTTCAATTTCATCAAGAACAAATTTCGTGATAGCTAATTCTTGAACTTTGCAGCTCATTTGACACAACCAATGAAACTTACCAGTAAATGAAGGACGGTGGCTCAGGTGTTTGAAGTACTGTGCAAGTGAGGTTTATGTCGCTGCCGCTCTTAATATATAACTCTGCATTGCCTGAAATTTCAGCTTTGGATACTGAaacaaattcataatttcatttttcataaatgcCATGCTATTAATAAATCGGCATGCCTCCGACAGAGAGTATGTGAGTGGTACAAAATACGAATTACAATTCTGTCAGTTTATTGCTGGTGTATAAGTTGTACTTGAGGTGACAGGagtaaatatatgaataactATGAGAATAGCGTAActatatgattttttaaactgaGACACTGCACTCAATCGCCCCATGGCAAAGAGGAAAAAGTTAAAGGGATGTTGAAATATTTCGGAATTTTGAGTGAGGCTAAGGGTAAGGCCCGTAAGATTCATACTAAGGATCACTATACGTGACGAGATGAGAAGGTAAATTCGCATAAGCGCGCATCTACAGCAGGCACGTTCAATCACATATCGTACAAAGATGAAAGGAAATCGATTTCGAACATGTTGAATCACTGTCACAATAAGACCGAAATGGACGCCTCATTTCCATTGTTTTGGTCATTGTCACAATTAAATATCGGATGTCCGATGGCGTAGCACGTGCACATGATTTTGTTTCGTAAAGAAATAGAGAAAGATCAGCTTTTGTACTTATTACTTTCCCATTTACCTCCCATCGACTTCCACCTGCTATAGCCTACACCAGAATGCTGCCACTGCAGGGACCCACTCTCCCCTTTTGCCCGTGGCCCTATCACGTAGCCGCGCCATTTCCCCTCATACGATTCCAATTTACCTCCCACATGAAAATTCTCAACCCCTCCGTAAGGCAGTTTCACCTCAACGAATTGGGGAATTAAAGCGGAACCAATACAAAGCTCTCATTTAGAGACAAAAAAACATCAGTTTGTCATTTATTGTATATAACATGTTTGTTACTGCTGTTATATTCAGCCCGTGTTAAAAAGTACCTTTTCGTTTACCagtaaacgaaaaatggcACAGTTGGCCACTCGCTgaacgtaacatcactaacaaaaagtaTAGTTCGGATACACGTGCAAGGGAGTGGTTTAACTCGTGTGATTGGCAGCCCTCCGCTTCGCCTCGGGccgccaacttcacactcgttGCTGCCCCGtcgcacttgtatcgaaatatactaaTTTCTGTTTTGATTCTCTTTTCACATATGATGAGTTGTAGGGTATAGTCCATTTGGTATTACGAGCGTTACAAATCATTCTCACCCTATTGCTATGCAACCCTCGCCTCTTGgcagaattgaaaattatgtttgaTCAACGCTTTCTTGCTGCTAAAGTTACTCCCAGTTATTGACCATGTCCTAAATTTGCTGCGTGCAGTTAGCGATATGGTTGTTTCTAATCCATTTGGTATTTCTTTCGATTATTCATTAGATTTGTCGAACAAATAAGTATTCACCACCGCACTATCATTCTTTATTGCAGAATTTTTCCGTCCATTCAACAATAACATAGTAATGATTGATCTCAGGCCATCGTCGTGCGAAGttttaaaatgtaaatttaccatttttcaCAACGTAAATTTACCGTgtcttaattttcattcaaaatggCTTTACAATTTTTGCCTAGATAATATTCTGTGActctataattatttattccgtCTATTCCAACTAAATACTGCCAAAGCAGCAATTTACATTACAATCATGTTTGGCAGCGTGATCTATACGAGTCTTTTTGTGCTATGCGTTGTTCGGAAAGCGTATATTGTCCTTTATAATAATGTTGGCAGACAATGAATTATTGTTTTGATTGTTAACTTTTCATTCATCTTCCTATGGGTCGCTAGTTTCAAACACAAGTTCCATTACTACCACCATAcgtaaattgtttatttgcgTTGATTACGATTTTCCTCGATTCAAGACAATTCGAACGTCGTTTAGTTTCTGCGCCGGTGTAATTATACAGAAAGTGTCATCAGACAGGAATTGATTGAgtgatgaataattatgaatcATGCGGATTACTCTTTGACTCCAAATTATATGTTTGGTGTTTTCCAACCTCAACAAAAAGTGCAAATAATGATAACAGTGCGTTGCAACAATTAtagtgtgaaaaaaattcgattctACGTCTTCGCATGAGCTTAATTGagttgtcaaaaaaaaattgtccctcAATACGCGAGATACTCCTGTAGGGTTGTGTTGTATATCAATGAAGACATTGACTATCGATTTTAGAACGTTACCAATATCCAGGCTTTCATTGGTATTCTAATTTGAAAAACCTCCAACTaattttcgtttttaattTGACATCATTGTGTCCTACAGCTCTCATCAGAAGCTCtagttaattaaaatgaagtcACTGTAACGTCCACTCACCAACTACACTCAATTTGTAAGCCTGGCTGATTTTCGGTTCCGTCGATACTTGGCATTCATATGTTCCACTGTCCCGCACCTGCGGCGATGTTACTTTCAATGTCCATTCGTCACTGCCATCACTGTGCATCGCTTGAAATCGTTGATCATTGGTGTACGTCAATATACCAACAGTCAGGATGTGCAGATCTCTTTTCCGTATCCATGATACCTGCAACCAGaatataataacaaaattatgatTCACTGATAGTtacaataaattcattgactCACTTAAACTTACAATCAAATTTGCATGCACATGCTCAGCATGTCAGTCGCAGGTATCGTAATTTGACCACGAATATTATCTATTATACTATTTTAGTCCTAGACGATTATCGATGCAGTTTACTCAGTGTCATGAGAAATGAAACCgggaaatttcaaatattgctAATTCTccatatatttggaatgtAATTAATTGCATAATTGGCACTTTGATTGAGCGATACAGTATTCTGTCTACATATATTTATTACGACGGAGCTAAAGTTTCTACGAAATGAGGAtctcaaaaaaaaaggtaGACGAGCACAGAATCTTCCTTGCGCATTAACTAAGCGCAGACCAatgtacatatatacatatcaCTTGCGTACGGATGGGGTGCTGAGAGTGAGAAAACACCCACTCGGGATTCGTTGATAACTAAGAAGTAGAAAAGTAAATATTAGGGAATAAACCACTCCTTTGTTTATCTAAATTAAATCACCGATTCTTTGAATCAACTAATTAAAGCTAATAAAAGTGCAAgacattattaattcattCTTCAATTTAACCTTAGACTGGTCATCATACGAGGGACACGCCGCCGCGCATCAGTTTTCACGCATTGCAATGAATTGCCTGATTGgagaaatttacaaaaaaaacaatcaaattAAAGGGTTTGGAAAGGTGTAGTCGATTAAaaacaatataattttcaagaataaataaaaaagatttcAAGATTAGATAAAATGAAAGGACCCGAAATGCGACGTTGTCAGAAATTTGTTACATGCGCTTGTATATTGTCGAGCAAATTCGGTGGCGTTTTTGGTGAAAAACGTCTGGGCGGCGTTTCCCACGGAAATAACCAACCTCCTCGCATCACGTCGGGTGACCAAATATTagttttttcgtattttaccGTAATTTACGTCAAGCCCATACATCACGCAACACGAATGTTCTTGCTGCATAACCAACTGCCGGGAGGtcggaaaaaattttgagagaaaTCTCGTTGCAATTTCGGAATTTCAcgataatcatttttttaatcctttGAAGTGGAAACGTTCAGCATCACTTCACGAATATACGGCAGCAAGGTAAATACGGAGTTGAGTGAAATGCCCGAGCCTGTATATGAGAACGGATCCACTAGGCAGTGGTACAATGCAATTGTTTCCAGCAAATggattttcaatgaaacaatTTTGGTGGTGATCGaccgttttcatttttttatcacagtTATTTGCGAAGTGATTTAAGGCTGTTCatgtaaaaaatgtctgaTTATGGTAAAAATCACTGGTAATTTTGCCCTATTGGATCTGACTTTGGGCATATTAGAAAATATCATTACACGGAAAAAACATTGTTGGAACAATTGCTGCATCGTCATTTAAGTAGAAGGCTATACAATTGGGAATATGTTTTCCGGTATATCCCTATCGAATTtcgaaaatatcgatttttcgtATGTTTTTTAGGATGTTTAAAAATGGAATATCATAAAATCGCTAAGCACTATGACAGTATtgttatttcataaaaataaaaacgcgTGACCACAATTATTTAGTTGAATAATCAAATACATTCAAATATATATTGGTGACAAGTAAATATATTCAGGCTAAGAAAATTCCTATTTTCAGTATAATGATTCATTAGGCGCTACATGAAGAGATGCGAAAAGTGAGATGTGAAACAAGGGAATGAAGGAGAATAGATGTGAAGCCCTACACTAACAGTAGTTGTAGAAAAGCCCAAATCAACAATAAATCATTAGATCCATAAGCTCGTGTGCCATCATATAGCATTATCAAACACGAAGCTTCATGATACTTCTGAAAACATAAATTTAATTGTATTTGCCTGGTGCTGATACCATCATTCTCTTTCTAATGAACaatgtgaaatttcatttcgaaaTGTGAAGTTTCAAATACAtaaggaaaaataatggactttttAGTAAACCATATGAACTAATGAAAATGGATTTATTGATTTCTGGAGAGTACACGATACcctaaaatcaaaattattgaacaacACTGGAATACCCAGATATCATTGCCCGCAGAATTTAGCTGAAGTTTTATCGCAGTGATAGCAATTTTCcgttttgttttcaattggTTTTCTCCTATATAGAGGTGAACATGTTAGAAATGGTGAAAATATCATTGTGGGCTATCCTGGATGGCCATTGATTCCCTACACGAAAATATAAACGTTGACATCGGCCAATGTGGACCTATAAAATCCGGGCGGATGAATGGATAGCGAATGGAAGTTATGATTTATAGTCGATTACGATCGGAGCGTAGGTTGGAAGCGAGTTTGTATTGGCATAAAACTGAAGCATTAACACAGTAGATGGTATGGGTAATATTATTGTTGAGCTTTTCTCGTTCATGATATCATCTAGGAATGTGTATTTTTTCTTGAGAGATTTGAAATAATGGTAGCTTGATAAATGAGTAATTTATCAAATccaaaaagatgaaaattctatttattcTATGAAATTCAGAAGAAGCACCTCGAGTTCACATAACAGTCTCAGAACTATTTGATTTCTCATGACTtataagtgaataaaaatcgcGCTCTTTCAATCCTTCTTTTATCGTTAAAAACAATATGAAACCAAAAAACACTACACGAAATGGTATGATATGATAGAATTTTATCGACTAATAATAGATCGTTATTTAAATAGCCATTCGCGTCATTGCCAATCGAAAATATCACGCCGCATTTTATACCAATCTGTAttataatattgaataattaacctTAAATTACAGGAGTTTTGTCTCATCTGGAGTGTATTCTCATTTAATACTGAGTTATGGCATGGTAATAAATCTCAAATGTCTCGTGTAAATAAAGAGTGGCGGTGGAAGAAGGTTTCGTACTTGCAGGGGAAGacattaaaatttctttcaagATGAAGAAACGATGTCAAGACATAGAAATACTTGATGTGTTTTTAGTGTGGTAAGACTTTTTCTGAGAGAGTACTCTGATGTGATATACTTAGCGAGAAAGACAAATTAATACATGGAGCagttttctaaagttttgAAGAGTCAAGTTTTCGTTATGTCCATGACTTCTTGAGTAGAAATATGAACAGGATGATAATTCCACTATTATGACGTCCGTTTTAGCGGAAAGCTTATCATATCTTATGAGTTTCTTTAAATTTGTATAAGTTCATACAAGGCAAATATTTCATGTCATTGTTTACCCATCTTTTGCATTAAGGaaagtataataataataatccatttaaATATGACTGTGCTATTATTCCACCAGTCTGAAAACACTTTTCCCACAAGTATCTGATACAATTGTCTAACACAAGGGGTGAGAAGTGCAGTTTTATGCACACAAAACGTGAGTAAAATTCCActttacacacacacacacacgctgTGTCGATATATATCTGTGCGTGTGTTACTTGTTCATCATTCCTTTTTCATGCATAGCCATGAATGGAGAATTATAGGAAAAGCTTATTTCAGTACGcgtatcgaaatatactacTTTATCCGTGCTCGATACTTGTagagaaattaaattctaattaCCCGAATTACTTCCATTCGACTGTCAGACAGTTATTCGTAGAATTAGACAGTGTTTGATTtagctattttttcaatattgtagattgaaatatgaaaaatctttACCGTggagtaaataataattaatttgaaatgatACACATaaaggaaaatgaaattaaaatgaggGAAACTCACAGCACGATCTCCCAGGTTGCGGACTCTGCAATAAAGATAAGCTGATTGGCCAACAGTTGTTGTGGTTTCTCGCCTCGTCGTATTATCAAAATATGGCTGACTAAATGGTTGTTCCCAATAAGAATTTGGATGGTGCTCTACAACAGAGCTGCTGGCTCCGGTTTTTGCTATACAAGCTGAAACAAAATGGGAAATTTCTCCCTTCAGAATATATTGCATGAGTAGATCACACATGACCACTtcagtcattttttaaaaGCTAGAActttattcataaataatttatcataaatATATACCATTGAAATCGTTTCAAGTACACATAATAAATCGGTGGTTTCTAGGTACTATATGTATATAGGCATGTATAATGGAAATAAAGTGGGGAGAAAAAAGatgatactttttttttaatagaaagGTTTCAATAAAGGGCGCCATACGTAAGAGGAACCCTCCTATTTTCGATAATTACAGTCCCATGGTGCGCTGCGAGCCTAtgtgattttttcatctcaaataTGAACATATGATGACTGTATTACTGAATGAGGCTACCTAACACATATTTCAAGTGACTAACTTAGTGCCTGTGATTGCGCTTGTGTTGTCATAGGTATATTCAGTCACGAATTATTGATACTTGTTGTCAGTGATTTTTAACTCTCTAACGTAGAAAGAACACGGAGATGTACTGGGCCCCCTGATTAGAGATGAGCCAATCCCAAAGTTGTACGGCACGAAGTGAGTATGCGGTTTCCAGTCGTTGTCGTAGAGTGGTAATAATCAAATCGCGGCAAGAGGGTTAATGCCCTTCACTTCACTGGGAAGTACGTACCAATATCATTAGAGAAAGTCTGCAACAAAGCATCTCTGGAATAGGAAAATACTACATATTTTCGTTGTCGTTTATACCCCTCCTGAGCCTAGCTCAAAACGTTTTAACAAAAAGATTAGCTATGATAAATTTCATGCTCAATTTCTTCATTGATTTGCTTATTCCTGTTCTAGCATTCGAACCTCTTTATTTCCAAAGTGACCAAAATTTTACACTTTTGTTCTCCCCCTATACAGAGCGTCAGGCATATGGGTCAGCCTTCATCGCTTGGGAATACATAACTTAACAATGGTTACATTTGCGTGTATACGTTACCTTCACACATAAAATCAGATGAATCAGTTTAAACATGGTTACACTCGTGTTGGGTCACGTTCATCTGACGTTGACAAATGTTTCAACTCCAATCGATATATCCTCGTGTCTTTCTTGAGAATCAACTTTATAACCCTCTCTCGATTCAACCTTTGGGTATTAGTTCGACAGTGATATGCAATGATCAACGTCAGTAGACTCTTCTCCCGTTTTTGAACACCATGTTAGTCTTTTAACCATGTGCTAATTATTTGACATAAATTTTCACGATCGGAGAAAATATCTCATATAATAAAAGGATTTTCACAAAAGGTGGATTTTGGCTTAGTAATGGTTGATTTTGAAAGGCATTTAATTTAGCTGGCAGTTTTAATAGTTTTTTGACCATTGTTACCTCACACTTATATATGTCACGGGTATGCATACACTGTCatgatgataattaatagTCATATAATGGGATTAATCCATTACTCATTATGAtaagtaatttattttatcgctGCAGGGGTTTCATAATATGACTGGTCAGTCCGATTGAGATGAGCTGCTTACACTTGTCTAGTAttaacagttttttttatcaggatCAGAAATGTGATTCCGCAGCTTTCCGCGCTGATTAGCTTCCAATTGTTTCTATATTTCTTCGATCAATTTCTTTACTAATCATATATGCATGTATTAAGATTGGGGTGAAACAATGGCttacattgagaaaaaaaaatatttttgccaaatattcatCTATTTTAGAGAAGTATTCATACTTCCTACCCACATCTGCAAATTGAATAGATCTGTCTCGGAATTTGATGTAAATACATAGATTACGATAAATGAATTAGACGACTGGGTAGGTTAAATTTGTCGCGAAATAACAATTCGATAAGCAATTTTAGGAATGATAAAAGAGTCAACATAGAAACTTCTCTCCGCTGCTATTCTTAAAATCGTCTGGGTTTTGTTTGAGGAAATTGCAGCTACGCGACGCTTTCTAGCTACGTATTCAGGTACGTAGTACTAGGTTTTCGTCGATTCGCGGCACGAAGAACGTGGAACAAGAACTGCCACTGGCAAACGTTTGGTCAATTATAAGTTGTTTCAGGACGTGACTGGGGTACGGTAAAACTATTCAGCTGAGCGGCAACGTGCCATGGAGATATCGCTGAGGTCGATAGAGTGGGTATATAAAGAGTAGCCTGCTGTTGGGACCCTCTTTTCTTACAGATTTAGGAGTGAAATAGCT encodes:
- the LOC135169819 gene encoding T-lymphocyte activation antigen CD86-like isoform X4, whose amino-acid sequence is MKENRRRWLRAIWPLIAVLSHQSACIAKTGASSSVVEHHPNSYWEQPFSQPYFDNTTRRETTTTVGQSAYLYCRVRNLGDRAVSWIRKRDLHILTVGILTYTNDQRFQAMHSDGSDEWTLKVTSPQVRDSGTYECQVSTEPKISQAYKLSVVVSKAEISGNAELYIKSGSDINLTCTVLQTPEPPSFIYWYRGDHVINYSQRGGISVVTEKQTRTSRLLISRALPADSGNYTCAPSTAESASVLVHVLNGFLLFSFPWIFRQPRELQNNVL
- the LOC135169819 gene encoding T-lymphocyte activation antigen CD86-like isoform X1; translation: MKENRRRWLRAIWPLIAVLSHQSACIAKTGASSSVVEHHPNSYWEQPFSQPYFDNTTRRETTTTVGQSAYLYCRVRNLGDRAVSWIRKRDLHILTVGILTYTNDQRFQAMHSDGSDEWTLKVTSPQVRDSGTYECQVSTEPKISQAYKLSVVVSKAEISGNAELYIKSGSDINLTCTVLQTPEPPSFIYWYRGDHVINYSQRGGISVVTEKQTRTSRLLISRALPADSGNYTCAPSTAESASVLVHVLNGEHPAAMQHGNSSNSGAATRTLALLLLFLHAGSFAR
- the LOC135169819 gene encoding T-lymphocyte activation antigen CD86-like isoform X3, which produces MTTQAQSQALTCIAKTGASSSVVEHHPNSYWEQPFSQPYFDNTTRRETTTTVGQSAYLYCRVRNLGDRAVSWIRKRDLHILTVGILTYTNDQRFQAMHSDGSDEWTLKVTSPQVRDSGTYECQVSTEPKISQAYKLSVVVSKAEISGNAELYIKSGSDINLTCTVLQTPEPPSFIYWYRGDHVINYSQRGGISVVTEKQTRTSRLLISRALPADSGNYTCAPSTAESASVLVHVLNGEHPAAMQHGNSSNSGAATRTLALLLLFLHAGSFAR
- the LOC135169819 gene encoding T-lymphocyte activation antigen CD86-like isoform X6 → MCEACIAKTGASSSVVEHHPNSYWEQPFSQPYFDNTTRRETTTTVGQSAYLYCRVRNLGDRAVSWIRKRDLHILTVGILTYTNDQRFQAMHSDGSDEWTLKVTSPQVRDSGTYECQVSTEPKISQAYKLSVVVSKAEISGNAELYIKSGSDINLTCTVLQTPEPPSFIYWYRGDHVINYSQRGGISVVTEKQTRTSRLLISRALPADSGNYTCAPSTAESASVLVHVLNGEHPAAMQHGNSSNSGAATRTLALLLLFLHAGSFAR
- the LOC135169819 gene encoding T-lymphocyte activation antigen CD86-like isoform X7, which encodes MNACIAKTGASSSVVEHHPNSYWEQPFSQPYFDNTTRRETTTTVGQSAYLYCRVRNLGDRAVSWIRKRDLHILTVGILTYTNDQRFQAMHSDGSDEWTLKVTSPQVRDSGTYECQVSTEPKISQAYKLSVVVSKAEISGNAELYIKSGSDINLTCTVLQTPEPPSFIYWYRGDHVINYSQRGGISVVTEKQTRTSRLLISRALPADSGNYTCAPSTAESASVLVHVLNGEHPAAMQHGNSSNSGAATRTLALLLLFLHAGSFAR
- the LOC135169819 gene encoding hemicentin-2-like isoform X2, which produces MKENRRRWLRAIWPLIAVLSHQSACIAKTGASSSVVEHHPNSYWEQPFSQPYFDNTTRRETTTTVGQSAYLYCRVRNLGDRAVSWIRKRDLHILTVGILTYTNDQRFQAMHSDGSDEWTLKVTSPQVRDSGTYECQVSTEPKISQAYKLSVVGNAELYIKSGSDINLTCTVLQTPEPPSFIYWYRGDHVINYSQRGGISVVTEKQTRTSRLLISRALPADSGNYTCAPSTAESASVLVHVLNGEHPAAMQHGNSSNSGAATRTLALLLLFLHAGSFAR
- the LOC135169819 gene encoding T-lymphocyte activation antigen CD86-like isoform X5, translating into MFDFRKTCIAKTGASSSVVEHHPNSYWEQPFSQPYFDNTTRRETTTTVGQSAYLYCRVRNLGDRAVSWIRKRDLHILTVGILTYTNDQRFQAMHSDGSDEWTLKVTSPQVRDSGTYECQVSTEPKISQAYKLSVVVSKAEISGNAELYIKSGSDINLTCTVLQTPEPPSFIYWYRGDHVINYSQRGGISVVTEKQTRTSRLLISRALPADSGNYTCAPSTAESASVLVHVLNGEHPAAMQHGNSSNSGAATRTLALLLLFLHAGSFAR